The Pristiophorus japonicus isolate sPriJap1 chromosome 17, sPriJap1.hap1, whole genome shotgun sequence DNA window AGGGCAAGGGTAAAGTGAGGACGAACTGTGCATTCGAAGCTCagaagggacaagagaggaaattgcagaggaAACCTGACACTAATTATTTTCCTTATATCGAGAGAGGCAAATGAAGATACAATGGAGGGATAGAGGTTGGTGAAATCTAGAGGTGAGAGTTGGAATTGCATATCAGTGGATAAACTTTTCCTTGTTTCCTATCCTATTCCTGATAAGGGagataagggttatgaggagcgagcagggaagtgcggagttgaggccaagatcggatcagccaggatgttattgaatggcagagcaggctcgtggggccgaatggccgactcctgctcctatttcttatgttcttattgcgagCGATGCCAGATATGAGAACGCCATTCACGCGTGGGATGTACTTGGATTTAACAGACAAGAAGTGTTATGGGGaacagaagcaaaagaggaaactcAACGTCTTGGAGGAAGCTTTAGCGATTGAGGAGATGTGGGAGTTTCACTTGAGATAGTGAGGGCCAAGAATATCAATGTGTGAAGATGGACTGACGGGTGGAACCATCAGAGGTCAGAGCTGTCCCTAATTGGTTGTTTCAAAGTATTGTGTGTCTTGGAGCTCCAACATCGATGACTTGGTCTGTGGTTTCCTGGGCAATGGCTATCCTCCAGTCGCTAGCGCAGTTTCACAATGTCACTAATGCAAAAGTTTGTGATGTCACTAGCGCAGTTTTGTGAGGTCACTAGCGCAGAGTTTTGTGATGTCACGAGCGCATTTTCATGATGTTGCTAGCACAGAGTTTTGTGATGTCTAGCACAGAGTCTTGTGATGTCAGTAGCACAGAGTCTTGTGATGTCACTAGCACAGAGTCTTGTGATGTCACTAACAGAGTTTTATTTCTGCACAAAATAGCGGTGGGGGGAAGGTGGGGTTACCTGTCGTAGGTCCTTTCCCTTTGGAGAATGAGTGGGTCGGGATGAGTATGTTTGGCGGGTATGAATTTGCCGGGCCAccctcccttaaccaacaccaccaaacacagattatctggtcagtcagCTTATTTGCCGTTTTGCGGAAGCTTGCTGCCAGTTTTTTTTGTCTGCCAAAAAGTTAATTGGCTGGGACGCCAGGAGGTCACGAAAGGCGCaatgtaaatgcaagtcctttcattCCCTTAATGCTTGCGTGGTTGCCTTGGGGTGCGCCGAGGATGTGAAAGGCGTTAGCCATCGTAAGATGTGGTGACGGCGAGACACGGGAAGGGAGGGCATCTCTCCCTTTGAAACATCATTAATTGGGGGACAACTTCACCAACTatatctcctctttaaccactGCACGTCGATCGTCAGGTAACACTGCGGTAACACGGGACACACGGGTGATTGCGGGTGGCGAGGTTACAGCGGCCCGCGGGCGTTAGGTGCTGAGCATGCTCGCGTTGGCCTTTTTTTCAGTGAAGAATCTTTTCAGGATGATCATTTGGCCAATGGTGACTAGGCAGAGCAAGATGGTCTCGCTCAAGGCCCAGTAGATCAGATGGGTGCTGATAGCTTTTGCATGCAGGCCATCAATCGTCGCCAGTATCCGTTGGCGTGACTGGAAGGTGACCACGATCGACAATGCAGAATGGAGGAAGTCACAGGAGGATTCCAGCTAAAGAAAGAAGTAAagtaagactagcatttatatcatAATAATCACCATCATTATCGGcaatcccttgtatcgaggatgacttgcttccacgccaaaaagggatgacttcacaggtgtttcaatgaaggaccaaatattccagatcctgaactaaatcttgaagggtgaaagatgcctgtgtgtggatttttttaacgtggggtgaccgttgcacaccagccaccacacgggcttgacagagctaggtcttggtccagtggcaagggttaaccaggacggctggagacctgctctcaccagcggcaggttggggccataaaaggagcggagatacggcacctgggagcagcatggaggcatgccacttcataataataataacttgtatttatatagcgcctttaacttggtaaaacatcccaaggcgcttcacaacagtgttacagacaaacattaaatttgacaccgagccacaaaagaagaaattaacacagatgaccaaaagcttgtttaaagaggcgggttttaaggagcgtcttaaaggaggagagagaggtagagaggcggagaggtttaggcagggagttccagagcttagggcccaggcagctgaaggcacagccaccgatggttgagtagttataatgagggatgtttaagaggccagaatttgaggaacgcagacatcttgtggggttgtgaggctgagaaagattgcagagatagggaggggcaagtccatggagtgatttgtaaacaaggatgagaattttgaaatcaaggtgttgttttacttggagccaatgtaggtcagaaagcacatttcatgaccactggacgtctcaaagcactttacagccaatgaaatacttttgaagtgtagtaactgttgtaatgtgggaaacgcagcagccaagttgcacacagcaagctcccacaaacagaaatgtgataatgaccagataatctgttttaatgatgttgattgagggataaatacggggacactggggataactcccctgttcttcttcgaaataatgccacgggatcttttacgtccacctgacgggacctcggtttaacttcacatcccaaagacggcacctccaactgtgcagcgctccctcagcactacactgggagcgtcagcctagatttatgtgctcaagtccctggagtgggacttgaacccacaaccttctgactcagaggtgagtgtgctgcccactgagccacataagcaaAAAGGATCATGATGTGTTCCTAGGCCATCAACGGTTGTATAATGGAGAAGGTTCCTACACTTACACAAGCAATCGTGATGGATCTTCAAACATCAGCACTCTCATTCTCCATTCTGTGCAATGGTCTCAGGATGGTTGCTGTAATGGCTACCTGCAAGTATGGCACCTGGTAGAATTTACTCTCCCTGCATCTCGGCAGAAACCGGCCAATAGGGTGGACGGGCCGTTAAACTGCGCCGTGTAACTTACACACCCAAGGACCagaggggagacgaggagaattttgtttcactcagcgagttgttgtgatctagaatgtgcggcctgaaagggtggtgggagcagattcaatggtaacttttaaaagggaatatggatatatatttgaaaaggaaaaattttgcAAGTCTACAGGGAAAGAGCAGTGGGGAGTGGaacaaattggacagctctttcaaagagctggcacaggcacgatgggctgaatggcctccttctaggctgtaaaattctatgatacaAGGAATCTTATCTGGTTACGGGTACGGTAGCActgcggttatgttactgggcgagtaatccagaggcctggaataatgatccagagacatgagttcaaatcccaccatagcagctggggaataaaaattcagttaattaaataaatctgaaattaaaaagctagtatcagtgatggtgaccatgaaactagatTCTcattaaaagcccatctggttcacgaatgccctttcgggaaggaaatctgctgtccttacccggtctgggcctacatgtgactccagacccacagcaatgtggttgactcttaactgcccgctgaaatggcccagcgagccactcaagggcaattagggatgggcaattaatcctgtgaatgaataaaaataaatctgGCGATTGCAAGGGGATGTTCAATTGTTCAACCAAACACACAGAGAACTCTGGGCAACCCTTCGTCCTCCTACAGCTTAAGcatctccgctccttttatggcctcgacctgccgctggtATTCTCACGGGGCTTCCATGCTgctcccagcccacactgcgatatgtgtgcgcactgggtccgtgcagcagagcaggtctccagtcaccttggataacccttgccactggaccaagacctagctctgtcaagcccgtgtggtggctggtgtgcaacggccaccacgcgttaaaaaaatccacgcacaggcatcttccacccttcagaacgtagttcaggacctggaatattaggtccttcattgaaacacctgtgaactcatccttttttggcgcggaccgcctatgatgatgacgacagcTTAAGCCTGGCGTCGCCCAATCACTCCTCTTGGCTTCTCAGCCTGGGTACTGTGGTGCACTTGGGCCTTCTCCATGAAAAGAGATACACGGAACGCCGCTTTCTGAGCCGTTCCCGTCCATCGGCCCCCGATGGGGCGAGTAAACTGGTTCCCGCAGGCTCGTCGAGACCAACTGACCTGCGTGAGTGCCGCGGACATGTTCACTCTGGGGACAACCGGGAGCTCCTTGCCCACCTGGAGGTAGAAGTAGATCTTCTTGTGAGTGTAGGTGGAGAACTGGTTGCCGAAGCAGAACCTGTAGACACCAGGGAGCTCGGCTTTCCCCGCGAAGGTGCCGTGCTGTAACTTGTGCTCCC harbors:
- the LOC139228146 gene encoding transmembrane emp24 domain-containing protein 3-like gives rise to the protein MFLAFLMLLPLTRAFYSQFMFELPDKEVQCFFEEIPRDTEFTLLFQVVAGGHYDVDCFIEGPSRQLVYREHKLQHGTFAGKAELPGVYRFCFGNQFSTYTHKKIYFYLQVGKELPVVPRVNMSAALTQLESSCDFLHSALSIVVTFQSRQRILATIDGLHAKAISTHLIYWALSETILLCLVTIGQMIILKRFFTEKKANASMLST